In a single window of the Acidobacteriota bacterium genome:
- a CDS encoding sigma-70 family RNA polymerase sigma factor: MSSSTQALDLAVLDTSSGLSSAERRMQEAGTDGLLMERTAAGDRGAFAELVDRYKDPLVGYLTRLSGSRDRAEDLAQETFLRLYQAADSYRHQGQLKSYLYRIATNLLRSQQRRERRWRWLQPVLRPTLEVTADDSQTRPQAGVLAEEAQHEVARALARLPLNFRAPLVLFELEGWSYQRIAELLGCQEGTVKSRIHRGRRKLKQELTPYWRESRGVQSRGVGVEDEDPKNTASRKKGGAP; encoded by the coding sequence ATGAGCTCCAGTACCCAAGCCCTCGACCTCGCCGTCCTGGACACGTCGTCCGGCCTCTCCTCCGCCGAGCGTCGCATGCAAGAGGCGGGGACCGATGGCTTGTTGATGGAGCGTACCGCCGCCGGCGACCGTGGGGCCTTCGCTGAGCTGGTGGATCGCTACAAGGATCCGCTGGTGGGCTACCTGACCCGCTTGTCGGGCAGCCGGGACCGGGCGGAGGATCTGGCCCAGGAGACCTTCCTACGTCTTTACCAGGCGGCGGATAGCTACCGCCATCAGGGCCAGCTGAAGAGTTACCTCTACCGCATCGCTACAAACCTGCTGCGTTCCCAGCAACGGCGGGAGCGTCGCTGGCGTTGGCTGCAGCCGGTGCTGCGCCCGACTCTGGAGGTGACCGCGGACGATAGCCAGACGCGGCCCCAGGCGGGCGTGCTGGCGGAGGAAGCACAGCATGAGGTCGCCCGGGCTCTAGCTCGGCTGCCGCTCAACTTTCGCGCTCCGCTGGTGCTCTTCGAGCTCGAAGGCTGGTCCTATCAGCGCATCGCCGAGCTGCTGGGATGCCAGGAGGGGACGGTGAAGTCCCGCATCCACCGGGGGCGGCGCAAGCTCAAGCAGGAGCTGACCCCGTATTGGCGAGAGTCCCGGGGAGTGCAGTCCCGGGGAGTCGGGGTAGAAGACGAGGATCCGAAGAACACGGCTTCCAGGAAGAAGGGAGGCGCACCATGA